The Engystomops pustulosus chromosome 7, aEngPut4.maternal, whole genome shotgun sequence DNA window GAAGTTTGGGCCATTTAACAGGATTTCCTACTGTAATGAAGTTCTTAAAATATGATCAGACGGGCACAGTGGTGGACCTCCAACACCTGTGCACATGACATAGGAGGTGCTGTCACTAGTAGCGCTTGATGCAGTTGGAACCGGCCACTCAAGTACACTCCCTGTAGCTAACACAATTAATGCAACCTGAGATACCACGGACATTGAGCTTGACACAGCCGGGAGACTCTGGCCATGTTGCTCTCCATGTCATCACACGGCGTCACATCCGATCCCAGTCCATCTCGACCCCCACTAAAGAAAGAAACCAGAAGGGAAGGCACCGATCTCTGAGATTGGCCAGTCAATCCTGACTGGCCATTTGTAGCGTTTTTAGGCAGAAAACGCGTTATAGCTCCCTCCTCTCCTCGTGTTACAGCGATTTGGTATCGCttgagagaggagcagagtgttACTGTTTGCAACAAAACACTATTTTCCTATCTGATCCCAATCTGTTCCCTACtgcgtcctgtgtgttccctgtgtgatcaccttgcACTATTAGAGCAAGCTCGGTGCATCTGTAGCACCTTTTTGTGCCGTGCACAtagggttttttcttttttggtgcctggtactattttttttccagtagttgggtgcacttatcaATCTTGTGTGTGCGCCATCTGAGCGGCTTGTCCATGTACAttctctagtttttttctggtgcacattcttagagtcagctagtggggattatgtccccttttacctactCCTGCTCAACTTCAAATGACCAGAAAGGACCCCCGAGAAGGCGCCATAGAGttaaagtgcctgggacttctgccactgaagtgcctgggacttccacagaccccacatgggtagccccagttaATTATACTCCTCAGttgcctgactttttgggccaactTGGAATTAAAATGGACACgtcagggctcagagctgttgacttttatttatttattttttttgatgaggagctgttgaatttaattgtagtccagaccaatctctacactGCActgcatattgcccaaaaccccacttcattttatgcccaacccctgtcactgcagcagagatgcagaagtattggggcataatacttcttatggggcATGTAAAAAAGCctgcaatcagggactactggagcacagacattcagtATCACTCCCCAGtgttccgcatggcgatgagcaggatgcgcttccGTAAGTTTTTGTACTACACCGaccacacacagtgcccacccagagatgaccccagttatgatcgtttatttaaggtcaggcccatattagatcattttagtgccaagtttgcccaggcatatacccctgccaaacatgtgagcatagacaagtccctggtacaatttaaagggagacctcaattccgccagtacctacccagtaagagggcaaggtatggtgtgaagatgtataagctgtgcaaagtagatcagggtatacctacaagttcagggtatatgaagggaaggactccccTATAGTGCCCcaagaatgccccccccccccctttcctgggtgttacagggaagatactgtgggatttggtgcaccaaCTGCAGGACCAGGGtgaccacctctacctggacaatttctacaccagcactaacctgttcaagtgcctcacttccagaaatactgcagcatgcggcactgtacgcagaaatcagagaggtctccctaagtcgctgcttgggcaaaaacttaaaaggcacgaaagcagggcactatgcagcgactctgtattgtgtattAATTAAAAGGACAAGacagaggtccttgtattaaccacaatacatgggcacagcaccacccctgtcccagtacgagctACGgtgcagaaacccccaagccggactgtaatttagattataacaagtacatgggaggggtggacttgtctgaccaggtgcttcagccatacaatgccatgcggaagttgagggtgtggtacaagaagctggccgtgcacatcatgcagatggcattgtataatgcttatgtgctgcatcgatatgccggccagaggggaactttcctggaatttcaagatgTGGTTATAAGGTACATTCTTTTTGGAgatcaggaaggggggggggggggggggggggagtgccagcacttccggaagcgaggccacaacacgaattgtaccagggcagcactttccaggagaagtgcaGAGTGTGCTCCAAAAAGGCATTCAggaggacaccattcatcactgtgagacatgcccagaaaaaacaggactatgtatgaaagattgcttccgaatttatcatacatccatGGATTTTTAGATTACCATGTAGTTTACCTGATGTACTATTCACAGCTTTTACATCATACCGCATCTTCCCTTCCAAGCCTTGCAATTTGCCCAGCctttgtggtattgctgtacccgggaaaacacgcatcatgatttttggggtctgtctcccgtggcaggagctgggcacaagatgacataatggataatttttactatgcactatccagaAAAACTgttatttgtggtgcacagtttccCCTTTAaagagctactcacggtataagactggTCCACACAGTCCTAGATAAAGTCCAAAGAAATAGAGACAAATacttcactatgaccggagctcccagtattattcttctccctcgttattccatctttaaccaccggtgaacagcaccaatcctcagtttctcctgctgaaagtatgtccaggaagaagccttgccggcaaaACCCTGGGTCGGGAAGACAGGAAAGCTAGCATCCCGCTATTTGATTTGTGAGTATGACTAacttaaataaattttaattttgtttgaacgtaccacaccatctgccggCATATTTATTCCAGCTACAGtgctttacaatataattaaaggaggagaatgagagtgcgatggtgctagtctgaatggtgacatactttcagcaggaggaactgaggatTGGTGCTGTTCACCGGTGGTTAAAGATGGAATAACAAGGGAGAAGAATAATACTGGGAGTTCCAGTCATAGTGAAATATTTGTCTCTAtttctatgcactatccattatgcattttggcgggtccacctgtggggttaaattgCTAACTATACCcccagattaattcatggaggggtgtagtttccaaaatagggtcagttctttagtggtccctattggcatctacaaatgcttcatgatgccaaaaagaaaaaaaaaattgtacaatgtCTGTTCTCCAAatgcaagttattcccttttgagccctgccgtgtctccatcctgcagattattgccacctATGGGGTTTTGCCCTAACCGGGgaaacccgcagaatgatttttgattttttttccccagtggcatgtgTAGAGATTTTGTCACTacaatatttgataaattgcaatacaatttttactctgcactaatctctttgtattacatttgagccagcatctgaggggttaaaatgctcatataaccctgcatacattctttgaggggtgcccttttgaaaatggggtcactacttgggggtttctattgtactggtacctcaggggctacCCCAACACCAAcctagtgaaaacggagctccaaaaccaaaattttgctcctttccCCCTGAGCTCTGCCttgtctccatcctgcagattattgccacctatggggtattgccctaacagCGGTAACCCGCAGAAGTTGCTaccaaaacttgaaaccttctcagatccataaaaaaatggaaacgtcaaacagattatggaaataaaaagacgaccaatggcaaaaggtttctacaaaaaatttTTGATAATAATATTATATCTAGTGGGGCATCATCAACAAGTTAAGGGAGGTGTGCAAAGAACCGCTATCCCGGGTACAATAGGATGTATacaaatgtggcaaaaaaatacaaCAATTGCAGTATGCACCACTTGCTCTTATCCCAATAAAGACTGTTTAGTCAATTTTAAAactatttaataaagtaaaaacacagttATACTTAAGTACTACAATATAGCATGTAAACATCTAATTAGTAGCAGATATACATAGTACATCTGATAAATATGGTGCTGGGCGAACGCACTTAAAATAGTAATCTCTACaaacaaaatgtataaaataataagttTTCCTAAAGTCCACCAAGAATTTCACTTGATGTGAACAATGTCCTGTTAAGTTGCCGCTTGGTCTGCATATATCATATGGTTATTGCTTAAAAGAAGACTTATTATAGGAGTataggtttaaaaataaaatatataaaggtgACTTATTCAGATATGTATTATATTTCAATGTCCAATATTTGAATTTGTTCACATGACGTTAAAATATGTTATATATCTGAAAAAGGcaccatatatattttattttaaaacctatactcAATAAGTCTTCTATAAAGCACTAAGCATATGATATATGCAGACCAAGCGGTAAATTAACAGGACACTGTTCACAACAAGTGAAACATGTTCAAGGTCCGGCCACGGACGCTGGCGTTGTGTTTGTAAATGTGTGAATGTGTCTAGTGATATCCTTAGTTTTCCAATAGCTGAAGACCCATGGCTATTGGATATTAATCTTTACCATGTATGATGTTATCATATATTCCTGTATATTAACCAGGGAAAACAAAAAATACACAGCAAGACGATAAAAATAATGAAAGTACACAAGATATAAGGGTAAAAATAGAGAATTTTATTGAAATAgcaattttattgatgaggggggcGATTGATTTGATAATTTCTAAATAAAAGTCAAGGATATTTTAAATCCACTGACTTTTGTTGATTCAGGGGAAGGCGAAAAACCCTTAAATAAGGGGGAAAATTCCTTCCCGACTCCACCTAGGGCAGTCAGACTAGATCCCtggaataacttttcattaatccAGGGGAAGGCGAAAAAACCTCATTGAGCCAATTAGCTTTACATgaggaaaaattccttcccgaccccATGCATGGCAGTCAGACTAGTCCCTGAATCATATACTAAATAATTTGTTTCTGGAAAGTGGGCTAAATTGGATTTAAAATTTTGAGGGGTAAATTAATTTGGTTTGGGGCAtttgtgttgatccagaggaaggaaaGAAAAAACCCCTTTAGGACAATTTGTCCGGATTTAAGGGGAAAAACATTCCTTCCTGGCGCCAAATATGGCGGGAAATATTCCCTGGATCAAGCGCCCATACTCACCCGATACTCACCATAAAGATGGAAATCTGTGGTCTAAGGGTGGTCTTTGGAGCCAAAGAAAACGCAGGCTTGAAGGGTCGTCGGGTCGGGCCAGAGGTCAGAAGAATCAGAGCCAAGAGACTGGGGCAGCAATATGATGACAAACGGCAGTAAAGCAGCAGAGAGGCGATGTCCGGGGCAAGCCAGGGTCAGGTCTACAAGCAGTGGGCGGAGGAGGCACAGAGTTCTGGGAAGGAGGCACAGGGGTTACCCCCTGGCCTAACCAGATGGTTTGTCACCAGAACAAGATGGAATGGGTGGCTGTGCTCTCCTCATCTCCAGTTCCTCCCAGCAGATGGTTCGGAAAAATGGGTGGTCTCTGATGTTACCGGACACACCCAAGCGCATCTCTGGATCCTTCTGTAGCAGGCTCAGTATAAGATGTTTCAGGTCTTCATCAAGCCATGATGGAATCTTTGGCTTCTTTCTGGTGATCGAGAGAAAGACCTTTTGCATCTGGTTGAGGTCATAAAAGGGGGATTTTCCAGATGACATTTTGGAAACAACCATCCCAAGACCCCACCAGTCCACTGCTACAGTGTAAGGTTTATCCAGGTGCACCTCTGGGGCCATGTAGCGGTATGTTCCAGTCTGTCCGCAGATCTTAGTGGAAGCGGTCAGACCGTCCTGCGCCAGCCCCAGGTCTATAATCCGAATATGACCATCTTCATCCAGCATGATGTTGGCTGGTTTGATGTCTCTGCAATGAAAAAAGAACATTAATACTTGTTATAATAGTTGTCATAAAGAAAGAAGAATATTTGGTTAGAAACTGCGCCACTAGTGTCCATGGATGCATATGGTACTGACATAATCTGCAAAAACGGACACAGCCATGGATATCAATGGCATCCCAAAATCACATAAATGAAGTTTCTCTTACCGATGGGCGATGCCATGGCCATGGAGGAACTGGATGCCACAGATCAATTCTGCCGTGTAGAACCGTACAAGCTCGATGTTAAGCTTGCCGCTCTGAATAATCAGAGACTCGAGGCTGCCGCCGGACAGATACTCCAGGATGAAATACATATGGCGCTTAGACTTCAGTGAGGCACTGAGGTGAGACACGAATGGACAGTCTCTAGCAGCCAGGAGTATCCGCCTCTCTCGCTCTAGGGCTTCCGCATTGTTCCCAATGTTGATGATCTTAATGGCGTTGTAGATGTTTTGGCCGGGAACTGATGCCAGCATCACCTGAGGAGAGAAAATACAAGATATTAACTGTTACACTGCCAGCGCTGCAGTCCGGCTGGCAGATAAGAAGTCCTCACATCATATGTTTATGTACTGCAAGGACTTCCATTATCAGCGAGGTGTGCCGTCTGTGGGGCCGGGCCGACATGCGGGCCCATATACACGGACTGCATCATGTGCAAAAGGCCTAATTATGTGCAAGATAGACCTGGGGTGTTATATATCTAATGAGGATGAATTAGAAGTGTGTAAATCTTACCTTGCCGAAGCTGCCCTTGCCCAGCACCTCATGGACCACAAAGCCTCCGATGGTATTTGGGGCAGTAGATCCAGATGTTACAGAGGTGCTGGGTCCTAAAGGAATAAAATAAGGAATATCATATTAGTCTATATAGGAGACATGTAATGGGAAAAGGAGAAGACATGAGATTAGTCTCTATAAAGCCACTTTCACACTCCTAGTATTGTGCAccagtatttgtaagccaaatcCAGCATCAAACTGAAGAGATACAGATCTTTCCATTTTGCCTCTTCTCTTTCTAGGTTCCATCTGCGTTTTTGGCTTGAAATACTGACTGTGTGAACATGGACTAAGACTGTAGCAGTCACTGTATCTGAAGTGTGGAATATACATGTATACCACTGTATATAATCCTGTTACACATAGTGCATCTTCTCCCACTCTCAGTTATATTCACACAAATACTTTATATCATTCTGTAAGTATCTACTAATACAAAAAGGCCAAGCTAAAATACTAGGCCCCAAAAGTGCAATGTTATATATTATAGAGAAGGGAACACAATATAAATTACTGATGGACATGCACCCACATATCTATAATTATGGAAGATGTCTGCtaacttttagagactgagtgcccaaactaaaacctaCTTATGTGCCACTGTGTGCCATCATAATGGAGCCCTGAGGACAGTACAGTAAAAATAAGACGGAGACATTTGGATTATTCTTGTAGCTGCCCCCCagtgtcccctgaacaggaagagtcAGGGGGCCCAGAGCAGGTTCTCCtgtgataatccagctctgttcacaccttcttgcTCTGTCTCGCTgttaaactctgtgctggggtgatgccctgggtgcccacagagacggatctgagtgccacaggttcgccaccactgttataaccGCTTACAGATAAGTCTATGAGGTGCATATTGCACGGTTACATGTAGCATACAGATCACTAGCCTATAGGTAATCCCCATACTATTACACTAGACACCAGCCCCAGCACCTCTTACTTTATGGCCTAGTGGTGTAACTATCATGTAGACAAACCCCACAGCTGTGATAGGACCTTCTGTTTCATGACATGAATAAAGTATTTTCTTgcagctgccactagggggagctcagtgcatcTGCCAATACAGAGTCTAATGACAGTTGAATTAATTCCTATACACTGAGCGCCCCCTACTGGTGGCTGCAGGCATTTAATGAATTGGCAcatttgtgtatatagttagacCAGTTGTGTAAAGACATATAAAACAATGGAATTACTAATTATTTTAAATTCAAACACATTTCTTAACTAAAAATAATGACATGTACTACAGTTTTGCTTTATAGTCTGATTACATTGATCAAAGTGTGCAATAACATTTAATAAAACTACAAAGGAATATTTCATAGATTAGAGACCGAGATTATTAACTAAACAAAACACTTCTCTTGAATATTTTCTACATTTCAGACCAGAATTGCCTTCCTGATGATCTGACTGTAAGCTTTCACATTGTCACCTTCTTGTCACTAACAAAGCTGTAATGTACACAAGGATCTGTACCCATGGAAGATCCCACACCAggaaaacgccccccccccccccccccgtacattTGGACTGTTTACATGGGAacatttacaataaatacatttggAATAAAACCATATTGTACATTCATCAAAACAGCTCCCAAATAAATAGATGGTCCTCTACCTGCTCTTGGCCCTTCATCCTCTGACTCTCTGGCATTGGGTCCGGTCCTCTTCTTCTTTTGGGTGTCTTCCGCTTGGCTGTGATCTtccctcttcctcttctctcctccattcatcttctcctcttcttctctcttcttctcctcttcatcttgtcCTTTGGACGTCATCTTGCGCAGATCCCTTGCGGGGCAATCCATCTCTCTTCCACTTGCAGCGGTCGACAGTTGGAAAGTGAAGGGCAGTTGGGCATGCGCCAGTCACATGACCCCTGGCATCTACAGGTGGCACCTGCCATGTACCTGCTCTGCCATATATACTGTCATGTAGGCTTCATGGGGGCATCCAGTGTGTGGATGGATATGGACATTCAATGGATATAATGTTACAAAAACATATAGAAATGAGGTTCACATGCCCCCTCTACACGCAGCTGGTTTTTGATCTGGCTGGTGCCAacacctggggggggggtaggtctttctttttttaaattgaacttcaaataaccccccaaaacacaacaaaaataaactaacaaacatattgggggagaATTAACAGAAATGTCTGTGGTAAaatagttgtccatggaaaccaatcagagctgtgggaaaataaaagctgagctccaaTTTCTGGTTTTCGATGAGCAAATAGAACAATTCTGCTTTCacacgcttctgataaatctcctccattaagCATTGCCGTGTTCTAAAATGCACGCTCtgtcaatatataaaaatagtttttactGTAAGTGAACCCTGTAATTAAAAATAACGCCCAAATCACTATTATTTTTGCAATTTCGcaataagtgatcaaaaagtgatacatacccaaaaatggtagaaatgaaaacacCACCTTACACAGGTGCGTAcatcaaattatgaaaaagttattggcacgaGGTGATTATTGGCATACAAAAGGAGGTTAACATGGTATCTGGGTTGACATAGCCCATATTTGGGGGGATAAAAGAGAGATTTAACAGCGACTTGTGACATATTTGTCCAATATCTCCATGTCCATAAaggctgtatggagaggactcatgggctgggTTTTTGAAGGTATGGagcaaaaaaacaaatgcaaaatggaaaaagttatcGGTACAAGGCTATAATGAATGTTTGGGAGATTAATTAATGAAATGATCCCTAAGAGAGGCCGTTTTTCCCAAAGATATATTAATGTGGCTCTTCCCATTATCCATATTCATGGTCTACCGAAAGTTTCTGCCCTATAACTCCAAGAAACATTGGTGACATCAGCACCTTTCTGGGGCAATGATGTCCTAAATCTACCACACTATTTTCAGGTCTATTGCTAAAAAAACAAAGATCCCAATGCCCAGGACAGAACAGATGTTCAGTGATTACTACCAAAAGTGCAGTCCATAGTGAGGGATGGAACagcaatatacacatacagtacaaacCTACTCCTCACTCAAAAGAGAAGGGAGGCCCACGTTCTCTATAAGGCCCCAGTTTGGATCTAGTCTCGGTTTAGTCATGCAAAATCTTTTCTGTCTTGGGCATTGGGAGCTTTACTTTTTAGAAATAGACCTGCATAGAGTGTATGCTTGACCTTTAAAGTATTTGGTCACgatttttgatttaaaaaaaaaaattgtatacattttaaatgacaaataaaagtaatttttggTCAGGGCAGTATCCTGGTATTTGAGGTTACTGGTATCTTGAGGATATTTCcccctaaaaatatatattttgttcttTAAAGGTTATAAGGTTTATAGTGATTTTCACCTGGGTATATTGTAGTCTTTTTTGTGGATAATATTAAATCAATGAGATAAACTATTTTAGAGCTCACACTACGTACCATGGAGGGATAAACAGCTAATATGTAGCTGCTGTAGGGAGGGGACCCAGCAGTGAACGTCTTTCTCATTGCTTTCAATATTAAAAAACGATGGCATTTTCGATGCACCGCGTTGATGTTCCGCTGTTCGTAATGTGACAAGTTTGTAATGCATCATAAATATGGCAGCAACACTGCTCTATAAAAAATGAGCACCTTTACAGCGGCAGCGTCTGAGGAAAGTCTGATCTAAGACCGATATGTCACTTACTGCTCGCAAAATCCTcgtaaataataaagaaaatgatAACACTTGCATCAGTGTGACTGGAAATGGCATTTTCTAAAGATCCAGGTTCCTTTACAAAGCACCCGAGTGTAAATAAGAATAGCCATAGAATTCCTTTATTTGGTACAATTTTATTATAGTTTGCTCTTAAGTTTCCACTATTAAGTTCTAGTTAGCTCTGGAGTTTCCACCATTATTTCCgagtctgctctgtggtctccatcattattattatggtcTGTTCTCCATTATCATTATTACAATCTGCTCTGGGGTCCTTATATGTGTTTTTATCTGGGATTACATTTTCattgtctgctttggggtctaTATTATTTATCATCTGCATGCAGTATTCTGTATCCCCTAGTGGATTTGCTATATTGTGCTTTCTATATTTTCTTGGGTGGCATTTGTGCTAGTTAGTGTTTCTAAGGTGTCGGTTACTGGAATTGAGTGATGTAATAATAATACGTCCCTCAGACCACTAAGAGCCTGTGCAGCCCTGGTCTAGATAGATCAGGATGCAACCACCTAATGCAACCCTGGCAATCACATGATCTCCGAGACCTGAATCGGATAATTTTGAGCGCTGCGCATTATGGCTGTTACagatatttaaagaggacctttcacctataaaaacggcactaggggCTGCTGACTAAATCTCCGAcaatgctagcagacactgccgcaatgtacactagaaatgccggaccgctctcaaaacaGTCCAATGTATTCATGGGGGGAGTGGGGGGTTTTAGAGGCTGTATGACGCTTGGcagtcaccactggcctatggagtaggtggggcggtctggggaagaggcagcgtctcggacagccccctcatgaatatgtcggaccgctttgagagcggtctggcgtttctagtgtacatcccggtagtgtttgctagcgttatcagaggtttctgataacgctagcagtgtaacactgctgcgtctgttgtagcattaggagctgcttactttagtatagTTGACTTTTTatatgtgacaggtcctctttaaaataaaaagataaaatactAAGTGGGTGCCCCATGGCAATTAAGCTCTGATGGGACATTAAAATAGATTGTCTATATGAATAGATAGCATAAAAATCATTATCATTGACTTAAATCTCAAACAAaggccagtatatatacatagacatgcATTCCATAAAACAAACATGTTTTCCCCAATGCATTTGCTGGCTGTAATCAGATAAAACAATGGGTTTAACTGGATAGTTAGTACAAAGTATTGTACAGTAAATTcaaacagaattttaaaaaattatttttgctctTAATAAGCATAATAAAAGATGGGCATTTTAATTTGCTACATACAAGTTTATGCCTTCGTTCTACAATGCATCA harbors:
- the LOC140068774 gene encoding protein kinase C delta type-like yields the protein MDCPARDLRKMTSKGQDEEEKKREEEEKMNGGEKRKREDHSQAEDTQKKKRTGPNARESEDEGPRAGPSTSVTSGSTAPNTIGGFVVHEVLGKGSFGKVMLASVPGQNIYNAIKIINIGNNAEALERERRILLAARDCPFVSHLSASLKSKRHMYFILEYLSGGSLESLIIQSGKLNIELVRFYTAELICGIQFLHGHGIAHRDIKPANIMLDEDGHIRIIDLGLAQDGLTASTKICGQTGTYRYMAPEVHLDKPYTVAVDWWGLGMVVSKMSSGKSPFYDLNQMQKVFLSITRKKPKIPSWLDEDLKHLILSLLQKDPEMRLGVSGNIRDHPFFRTICWEELEMRRAQPPIPSCSGDKPSG